From a region of the Mercurialis annua linkage group LG1-X, ddMerAnnu1.2, whole genome shotgun sequence genome:
- the LOC126664267 gene encoding F-box/kelch-repeat protein At3g06240-like, with protein MCRLMASIFKLKRTDEMLEYLPEEVLIQILCRLPLKSILKFTCVCKLWNCIIKTPHFISAFSSNELHRYFFLRHSYYSNQYSLRFDNKHLDHYLPLHPPFHQVDGDAFHMVGCSNGLVCLYCNSRNHFIYNHFIIWNPSIRKSLRIPEASFFCLGLSSKKLFGFGYDSRTSDYKLLVARFLFDSTCEVTLYSLSSNYRKKIKNVACKYRQGNRCLIDSSFVDGRFYWLITKEKNLVLVFDLRDEMFGEISLPECLEYVDMSYLKLKAVGESSIAIIHQNKWDSSYESDIWVMKEYNSGAWMKLATVGKRWSGSSTVLEFRDDGEVLVQFYNTPRLASYNINNGRIKNLMALDSNYERVLAYRHVESLALLDKGNDIWITPR; from the coding sequence ATGTGTAGATTAATGGCATCTATATTTAAGTTGAAAAGAACAGATGAGATGTTAGAATACTTGCCTGAAGAGGTTTTGATTCAAATACTATGCAGATTACCTCTTAAGTCCATTTTGAAATTCACTTGTGTGTGTAAGTTATGGAATTGTATCATCAAAACCCCTCATTTCATCTCCGCTTTCTCGTCAAACGAACTTCACCGTTACTTCTTTTTGCGTCACTCGTATTACTCTAACCAATACTCTCTGCGTTTCGACAACAAACATCTCGATCACTACCTGCCTCTCCATCCGCCTTTCCACCAAGTCGATGGCGATGCCTTCCATATGGTTGGCTGTAGTAACGGTCTTGTCTGCCTCTATTGTAACTCCCGAAACCATTTTATCTATAATCACTTCATTATCTGGAATCCTTCCATTAGAAAATCCTTGAGGATACCTGAAGCTAGTTTTTTTTGCTTAGGTTTGTCCTCCAAAAAATTATTTGGGTTTGGTTACGATTCAAGAACCAGTGATTACAAGTTGTTAGTGGCTCGGTTTTTGTTTGACTCTACTTGCGAGGTCACTCTCTATTCACTCAGTTCTAATTATCGGAAGAAAATCAAAAATGTTGCTTGCAAGTATAGACAAGGTAACCGTTGTTTAATTGATTCTTCTTTTGTCGATGGAAGATTCTATTGGCTAATTACTAAGGAAAAGAATTTGGTGTTGGTGTTTGACTTAAGGGATGAGATGTTTGGAGAGATTTCATTGCCTGAATGTTTGGAATATGTTGACATGTCATATTTGAAATTGAAAGCAGTTGGAGAGTCATCAATTGCAATCATCCATCAAAATAAATGGGATAGCTCTTACGAGTCTGATATTTGGGTGATGAAAGAGTACAATAGTGGTGCATGGATGAAGTTGGCAACAGTAGGAAAACGCTGGAGCGGAAGTTCAACTGTGCTTGAGTTTAGAGATGATGGTGAAGTATTGGTTCAGTTCTATAATACACCACGCTTAGCCTCGTATAACATAAACAATGGAAGGATCAAAAATCTGATGGCTTTGGATAGTAATTATGAAAGGGTTCTTGCTTATAGGCATGTGGAGAGCCTAGCATTACTTGACAAAGGTAATGATATATGGATAACTCCCAGGTAG
- the LOC126672163 gene encoding F-box/kelch-repeat protein At3g06240-like: MLGFLPEEVVVQILSRLPVKSIFKFSCVSKLWNCIIKTPHFISAFSSHHYFLLHHSYYSNHHSLRFDNKHLDHYLSLHPPCTRTDTVHMVGSSNGLVCLYCTSRKNFLEFIIWNPSIRKSLTIPESSYRLPRSSFEIFFGFGFDSRTNDYKLLTFSADSITNVVLYSLNSNSWKKITNVPCKFRKYGCWLVIPAFIDGRFYWNVTVEEKNLVLVFDLRDGMFGVCLNVWNMFTGAWTKLATVGKRWRGSSKALEFRDNVTDSELPNLDSDYLLNTMKMKKSEYLPEEVVVQILSRLPVKSILKFRCVSKLWNFIIRTPHFISAFSSNNHHHYSNEDLDRYLSLHPPFNPPNTFRIVGSSNGLVCLLSLSQYPPIYYNQFILWNPAVRKSMLIPESTFCLLDLTSQRLFGFGFDSRTNDYKLLVARCLAHSITDVILYSLSSNSWKKITHVACKYRNDNYLLFAPSFVDGRFYWPIFDEKKNLVLVFDLRDEMFREISLPECLRYVDRACLQMIAFGESSIAVIHQDERDSSYESDIWVLKEYNSGAWMQLATVGKRCRGSSYVFEFGDNGEVLVQFYTEQSLASCNIKNGLIKNLMAFGRNFDKHFAYRHVESLALLDKANDTLIPHIEPST, translated from the exons ATGTTAGGATTCTTGCCTGAAGAGGTTGTAGTTCAAATATTAAGCAGATTGCCTGTTAAGTCCATTTTCAAATTCAGCTGTGTCTCCAAGTTATGGAATTGTATCATCAAAACCCCTCATTTTATCTCTGCTTTCTCATCTCACCATTACTTCCTTTTGCATCACTCCTATTACTCTAACCACCACTCTCTGCGTTTCGACAACAAACATCTCGATCACTACCTGTCCCTCCATCCGCCTTGCACCCGAACCGATACTGTCCATATGGTTGGCTCTAGTAATGGTCTTGTCTGCCTTTATTGTACCTCGCGAAAGAATTTTCTCGAGTTCATTATCTGGAATCCTTCCATTAGAAAATCCTTGACGATACCTGAATCTAGTTATCGTCTTCCCAGGTCGtctttcgaaatattttttgggtttggatttgattcaagAACCAATGATTACAAATTGTTAACATTTTCAGCTGACTCTATTACTAATGTGGTTCTCTATTCACTCAATTCTAATTCTTGGAAGAAAATCACTAATGTTCCTTGCAAATTTAGAAAATATGGATGTTGGTTAGTTATTCCAGCTTTCATCGATGGCAGATTTTACTGGAATGTGACTGTTGAGGAAAAGAATTTGGTGTTGGTGTTTGACTTAAGGGATGGGATGTTTGGAGTTTGCCTGAATGTTTGGAACATGTTCAC TGGTGCATGGACGAAGTTAGCAACAGTTGGAAAACGCTGGAGAGGAAGTTCAAAAGCGCTTGAGTTTAGAGATAATG TTACGGACTCAGAATTACCAAACCTGGACTCTGATTATCTACTCAATactatgaaaatgaaaaaatctgAATACTTGCCTGAAGAGGTTGTAGTTCAAATATTAAGCAGATTGCCTGTCAAATCCATTTTGAAATTCCGTTGTGTCTCCAAGTTATGGAATTTTATCATCAGAACCCCTCATTTCATCTCTGCTTTCTCATCTAACAATCATCACCATTACTCCAACGAAGATCTCGATCGCTACCTGTCTCTCCATCCGCCTTTCAACCCGCCCAATACCTTCCGTATCGTTGGCTCTAGTAATGGTCTTGTCTGTCTCTTATCTTTATCCCAATACCCTCCCATCTATTACAATCAGTTCATTCTTTGGAATCCTGCCGTTAGAAAATCCATGCTCATACCCGAATCTACTTTTTGTCTTCTTGATTTGACCTCCCAAAGATTATTTGGGTTCGGTTTTGATTCAAGAACCAATGATTACAAATTGTTGGTGGCTCGGTGTTTGGCTCACTCGATTACTGATGTCATTCTCTATTcactcagttctaattcttggaAGAAAATCACTCATGTTGCTTGCAAGTATAGGAATGACAACTATTTGTTATTCGCTCCTTCTTTCGTCGATGGAAGATTCTATTGGCCAATATTCGATGAGAAGAAGAATCTGGTGTTGGTGTTTGACTTGAGGGATGAGATGTTTCGGGAGATATCATTGCCTGAATGTTTGAGATATGTTGACAGAGCATGTTTGCAAATGATAGCATTTGGAGAATCATCCATCGCAGTCATCCATCAAGATGAACGCGATAGCTCTTATGAGTCTGATATATGGGTGTTGAAAGAGTACAATAGTGGTGCATGGATGCAATTAGCAACAGTTGGAAAACGCTGCAGAGGAAGTTCATATGTGTTTGAGTTTGGAGATAATGGTGAAGTATTGGTTCAGTTCTACACAGAACAAAGCTTAGCCTCGTGTAATATAAAGAATGGGCTGATCAAAAATCTGATGGCTTTTGGTCGTAACTTTGACAAGCATTTTGCCTATAGGCATGTGGAGAGCCTAGCATTACTTGACAAAGCTAATGATACATTGATACCTCACATCGAGCCTAGTACTTGA
- the LOC126664268 gene encoding putative F-box protein At3g16210, whose translation MSEYLPEEVLVQILSRLPVQSILRCTCVCKLWNFIIKNPHFISTFSSNNHHRYFFLSHSYYSNQYSLRFDNKHLDEYMSLHPPFNQADAFRMVGASNGLVCLYCTSRNHFLFNEFVIWNPSIRKSLRVPKSSFPLLGLAYELLLGFGFDSRTNDYKLLTFSFAFNTDVVLYSLNSNSWKKITNVVCKFGKYGGWSINPTFVDGRFYWNVTVEQKNLVLVFDLRDEMFGEISLPKCFEYVDMSYLKLKAFRESSIAVIHENRRDRSYESNLWVMKDYNSGAWSK comes from the coding sequence ATGTCAGAATACTTACCTGAAGAGGTTTTAGTTCAAATATTAAGCAGATTGCCTGTCCAATCCATTTTGAGATGCACTTGTGTATGCAAGTTATGGAATTTTATCATCAAAAACCCTCATTTCATCTCTACTTTCTCGTCAAACAATCATCACCGTTACTTCTTTTTGAGTCACTCTTATTACTCTAACCAATACTCTCTGCGTTTCGACAACAAACATCTCGATGAGTACATGTCTCTCCATCCACCTTTCAACCAAGCCGATGCCTTCCGTATGGTTGGCGCTAGTAATGGTCTTGTCTGTCTCTATTGTACCTCCCGAAACCATTTCCTCTTTAACGAGTTCGTTATCTGGAATCCTTCCATTAGAAAATCCTTGAGGGTACCTAAATCTAGTTTTCCTCTTCTGGGTTTGGCTTACGAATTACTACTtgggtttggttttgattcaagAACCAATGATTACAAATTGTTAACGTTTTCGTTTGCCTTTAATACTGATGTGGTTTTATATTCACTCAATTCTAACTCTTGGAAGAAAATCACTAATGTTGTTTGCAAATTTGGAAAATATGGAGGTTGGTCAATTAATCCAACTTTTGTCGACGGCAGATTCTACTGGAATGTGACTGTTGAGCAAAAGAATTTAGTGTTGGTGTTCGACTTAAGGGATGAGATGTTTGGAGAGATTTCATTGCCTAAATGTTTTGAATATGTTGACATGTCATATTTGAAATTGAAAGCATTTCGAGAATCATCGATCGCAGTCATCCATGAAAATAGGCGGGATAGGTCTTACGAATCTAATTTATGGGTGATGAAAGACTACAATAGCGGTGCATGGTCGAAGTGA
- the LOC130015118 gene encoding putative F-box protein At3g52320, translated as MKKTEKMSEYLPEEVLIQILIRLPVKSILKFSCVCKLWNSIIKNPHFISTFSSNKHHHYYFLCHSYNSNQYTLRFDNKHLDEYVSIHLSTKPVTSVWLALVMVLSFSVSSDNEAVLYSLNSNSWKKITNVACKFRKDGCRLVSLSFVDGRFYWPIIAEKKEYGVGV; from the exons atgaaaaaaacagaGAAGATGTCAGAATACTTGCCTGAAGAGgttttaattcaaatattaatcaGATTGCCTGTTAAGTCCATTTTAAAATTCAGTTGTGTGTGCAAGTTATGGAATTCTATCATCAAAAATCCTCATTTCATCTCTACTTTCTCGTCAAACAAACATCACCACTACTACTTTTTGTGTCACTCTTATAACTCTAATCAATACACTCTGCGTTTCGACAACAAACATCTCGATGAGTACGTCTCCATCCACCTTTCAACCAAGCCAGTTACTTCTGTATGGTTGGCTCTAGTAATGGTCTTGTCT TTTTCGGTTTCCTCTGATAATGAGGCCGTTCTCTATTCACTCAATTCTAATTCTTGGAAGAAAATCACTAATGTTGCTTGCAAGTTTAGAAAAGATGGATGTCGGTTAGTCTCTCTTTCTTTTGTCGATGGAAGATTCTATTGGCCAATAATTGCTGAGAAAAAAGAATATGGTGTTGGTGTTTGA
- the LOC126672170 gene encoding F-box/kelch-repeat protein At3g06240-like — translation MKKTKKMSEYLPEEVVLQILSRLPVKSILKFRCVCKLWNCIVKNPHFISAFSSNNHNHYFFLRHSYASYQDSRLRFDNKHLDHYLRLYPPSDKAKIISVVASSNGLVCLSGASQKFILWNPSIRKSLMVPESTFPRSCPNSKTVLGFGFDSRTNDYKLLMARFLVHSISEVFLYSLNSNSWKKILVACKYREGIDWLIDTSFVDGRFYWPIIAEKKNVVLVFDLRNEMFAEITLPECLEYVDKSYLKMKAFGESSIAVIHQNARDSSYESNIWVMKEYTSGAWMNLATVGKRWRGDSNVLEFRDNGEVLVSFYSGQCLASYNIKNGRIKKLIYLDYRYERVSAYRHVESLALLDKVYSASLILWFPFQYNICYYYKVLNIEILMEILNVGLVENTTKEHSAAMQILLEF, via the exons ATGAAAAAAACAAAGAAGATGTCAGAATACTTGCCTGAAGAGGTTGTACTTCAAATACTAAGCAGATTGCCtgtgaaatccattttgaaattCCGTTGTGTGTGCAAGTTATGGAATTGTATCGTCAAAAACCCTCATTTCATCTCTGCTTTCTCATCTAACAACCATAACCATTACTTCTTTTTGCGTCACTCTTATGCCTCCTACCAAGACTCTCGTCTGCGTTTCGACAACAAACATCTCGATCACTACCTGCGTCTCTATCCGCCTTCCGACAAAGCCAAAATAATCAGTGTGGTTGCCTCTAGTAATGGTCTTGTCTGTCTCTCTGGTGCCTCCCAAAAGTTCATTCTATGGAATCCTTCCATTAGAAAATCCTTGATGGTACCTGAATCTACTTTTCCTCGTTCCTGTCCCAACTCCAAAACTGTACttggttttggttttgattcaagAACCAATGATTACAAATTGTTGATGGCTCGGTTTTTGGTTCACTCTATTAGCGAGGTCTTTCTCTATTCGCTCAATTCTAATTCTTGGAAGAAAATCTTAGTTGCCTGCAAGTATAGAGAAGGTATTGATTGGTTAATTGATACTTCTTTTGTCGATGGAAGATTCTATTGGCCAATAATTGCTGAAAAAAAGAATGTGGTATTGGTATTTGACTTAAGAAATGAGATGTTCGCAGAGATAACGTTGCCTGAATGTTTGGAATATGTTGACAAATCATATTTGAAAATGAAAGCATTTGGAGAATCATCGATTGCAGTCATCCATCAAAATGCACGGGATAGCTCTTATGAGTCTAATATATGGGTGATGAAAGAGTACACTAGTGGTGCATGGATGAACTTAGCAACAGTTGGAAAACGTTGGAGAGGAGATTCAAATGTGCTCGAGTTTAGAGATAATGGTGAAGTGTTGGTTAGTTTCTATAGTGGACAATGCTTAGCCTCATATAATATAAAGAATGGACGGATCAAGAAACTGATCTATCTTGATTATAGATATGAAAGAGTTTCCGCCTATAGGCATGTGGAGAGCCTAGCATTACTTGACAAAG TTTATTCAGCATCTCTCATTTTATGGTTTCCATTTCAATACAACATATGTTACTATTATAAGGTTTTGAATATAGAGATTTTAATGGAAATTCTCAA TGTTGGTTTAGTTGAAAATACTACCAAAGAACATAGTGCAGCCATGCAGATCCTTTTAGAATTTTAG